Proteins from a genomic interval of Anatilimnocola floriformis:
- a CDS encoding PSD1 and planctomycete cytochrome C domain-containing protein → MISPSSPARFLTLILCLGVAVVSRADDAKPTFYRGVNLNGPAVTIDGHAWEGQDDKNSPANFVCKDKAFANQDVPLVPATDAERAKMIRSSRWGGNKVEITAVPTGRYSVFLYVWEDNNSETFAISVNGREVIKRYQSGNAGHWERLGPWFVDVRDGGKIEVTSKGGAANFSGLEIWRGEYDGSAEITPENLAFFEKRIRPLLVKHCYECHSSEAKKVEGELLVDSRAALRKGGSTGPAIVAGDLDQSLLIKAVRYSDELQMPPEKKLATEEIADLEKWVQLGAPDPRTKATKFVKRRVDLTEAKKFWSFAPIQDPPIPAVKNEAWPKSDIDRFILTELERNHLSPVAAADKRTLIRRATYDLTGLPPTPEEIATFLADDSPQAFEKLVDRLLASRQYGERWGRHWMDLVRYADTAGENSDYPIPQAYLYRNYIIEAFNKDKPYDQFLREQIAGDLLPAESDAQKNEQIIATGYIAISRRFGSLIENYPQHLTIEDTLENLGRTTLALSISCARCHDHKFDPISNDDYYGLYGIFDSTRYPFPGIELDKKPRDFVPLVENGKPAQKVAYAMAEGKQIADARIQQKGEPKNLGDEVPRRFPEILGGQALSESEGKQSGRLQLAEWITDPKNPLTARVMVNRVWQYHFGSGLVKTPSDFGLRGQPPTHPELLDWLATTFVKDGWSLKKLHKRIMLSSVYQLSSEVGTIGSSKSTENGPMVRPTAIDPSNNFHWRFNRQRLDAEELRDSLLTISGELDPSMMTEPHPFPPVDKWDFTQHHPFRGSYDSNRRSVYLMTARLNSKPFFTTFDGADRNATTPKRDSSVTTVQSLYLLNDEFVHKRAEALAKRLLAEGTDDAARLERAFALTLGRMPSDIERAQIAPWLAQLREQFAMSGIPAAEQDQRVWSALARVLFRTNEFLYVD, encoded by the coding sequence CTTACGCTGATTCTCTGCCTGGGAGTCGCCGTCGTTTCGCGCGCCGACGATGCCAAGCCCACCTTCTATCGCGGCGTGAATCTCAACGGTCCCGCGGTGACGATCGATGGTCATGCTTGGGAAGGGCAGGACGACAAAAACTCGCCGGCCAATTTTGTCTGCAAGGACAAAGCGTTCGCCAATCAAGACGTGCCGCTAGTCCCCGCCACCGATGCCGAGCGGGCGAAGATGATTCGCAGCAGTCGCTGGGGCGGCAATAAGGTTGAAATCACTGCCGTCCCCACGGGTCGCTACTCCGTCTTCCTCTATGTATGGGAAGACAACAACAGTGAGACCTTCGCTATCAGCGTGAACGGCCGCGAGGTGATCAAGCGATATCAAAGCGGCAACGCCGGTCACTGGGAGCGCCTCGGCCCGTGGTTTGTCGACGTGCGCGACGGCGGCAAGATCGAAGTGACGAGCAAAGGGGGCGCTGCCAATTTCTCCGGCCTCGAAATCTGGCGCGGCGAATACGACGGCTCGGCCGAGATCACGCCCGAGAACCTCGCCTTTTTCGAAAAGCGTATCAGGCCGCTCCTCGTCAAGCATTGCTACGAATGCCATTCGAGCGAAGCGAAGAAAGTAGAAGGAGAGTTGCTCGTCGATTCGCGCGCCGCGCTCCGCAAGGGCGGCAGCACCGGCCCCGCCATCGTCGCTGGCGATCTCGACCAGAGCCTGCTCATCAAAGCCGTGCGCTACTCCGACGAGCTGCAAATGCCGCCGGAGAAGAAACTCGCTACCGAGGAAATCGCCGACCTCGAAAAATGGGTTCAGCTCGGCGCGCCCGATCCGCGTACAAAGGCCACGAAGTTCGTCAAACGGCGGGTCGATCTGACGGAGGCAAAAAAGTTCTGGTCGTTCGCGCCCATCCAGGATCCGCCGATTCCCGCGGTGAAAAACGAAGCTTGGCCGAAGAGTGACATCGATCGTTTCATTCTCACCGAACTCGAACGCAACCATCTTTCGCCAGTTGCCGCAGCCGACAAGCGCACACTCATTCGCCGCGCGACCTACGATCTCACCGGTCTGCCGCCGACGCCAGAAGAGATCGCGACGTTCCTCGCCGATGATTCGCCACAGGCTTTCGAAAAACTTGTCGATCGACTGCTCGCCTCGCGCCAATACGGCGAACGTTGGGGCCGACATTGGATGGACCTGGTGCGTTACGCCGACACGGCAGGCGAGAACTCCGACTATCCGATTCCGCAGGCCTATCTCTATCGCAATTACATCATCGAGGCTTTCAACAAAGACAAACCCTACGATCAATTTCTCCGCGAGCAGATCGCCGGCGATTTGCTTCCCGCCGAGAGCGATGCGCAGAAGAACGAGCAGATCATCGCGACGGGTTACATCGCCATTTCGCGCCGCTTTGGTTCGCTCATTGAAAACTATCCGCAGCATCTGACCATCGAAGACACGCTGGAAAATCTCGGCCGAACGACACTCGCGCTGTCGATCAGTTGCGCTCGCTGTCACGATCACAAGTTCGATCCGATTTCGAACGATGACTACTACGGCTTGTACGGAATCTTCGACAGCACGCGCTATCCCTTCCCGGGGATCGAGCTCGACAAAAAGCCGCGCGACTTCGTGCCGCTGGTCGAGAACGGCAAGCCGGCCCAAAAAGTGGCTTACGCGATGGCCGAAGGGAAGCAGATCGCCGATGCGCGCATTCAGCAGAAGGGAGAGCCGAAAAACCTCGGCGACGAAGTGCCACGGCGGTTCCCCGAGATCCTCGGCGGGCAAGCGCTTTCGGAATCGGAAGGTAAACAAAGTGGCCGGCTGCAACTCGCCGAGTGGATCACCGATCCGAAAAACCCGCTCACTGCGCGGGTGATGGTCAACCGCGTCTGGCAGTATCACTTCGGCAGCGGCCTGGTGAAAACGCCCAGCGACTTCGGCTTGCGCGGCCAACCGCCGACGCATCCGGAGTTGCTCGATTGGCTAGCGACGACGTTTGTCAAAGATGGTTGGTCGCTGAAGAAGTTGCACAAGCGAATCATGCTCAGCAGTGTGTATCAGCTGTCTTCGGAAGTAGGAACCATTGGTTCGTCCAAGTCAACCGAGAACGGACCAATGGTCCGTCCTACGGCGATCGATCCCAGCAACAACTTTCATTGGCGTTTCAATCGCCAACGCCTCGATGCGGAAGAGCTGCGCGATTCACTCCTGACGATCAGCGGCGAGCTCGATCCATCGATGATGACCGAGCCGCATCCTTTTCCGCCGGTCGACAAATGGGATTTCACGCAGCATCATCCCTTTCGCGGCAGTTACGACAGCAACCGCCGCAGCGTCTACCTGATGACGGCCCGCCTCAACAGCAAACCCTTCTTCACCACCTTCGACGGCGCCGATCGCAACGCGACGACACCCAAGCGCGACAGCAGCGTCACGACGGTGCAGTCGCTCTACTTGCTCAACGACGAGTTCGTCCACAAGCGGGCCGAAGCCTTGGCGAAACGGCTGCTCGCCGAAGGAACTGACGATGCCGCGCGCTTGGAACGGGCGTTTGCCTTGACGCTCGGTCGCATGCCCAGCGATATCGAGAGAGCGCAGATCGCCCCTTGGCTTGCCCAACTGCGCGAGCAGTTTGCCATGTCTGGCATTCCTGCCGCGGAGCAAGATCAACGCGTCTGGTCGGCACTGGCTCGCGTGCTGTTCCGCACGAATGAATTCTTGTACGTGGACTGA